A genome region from Chryseobacterium sp. G0186 includes the following:
- a CDS encoding TlpA family protein disulfide reductase: MKAQFTALLFIIFSGYTLAQGSKIEVGKKAPEITMSKADGTSFSLSTLKGKLVLIDFWATWCAPCVEEQPGLKTLYETYSEQVKNNRFEILGVSLDKNKESWQKSIDRFSINWIQISDLKFWKSPVAKAYEIDELPFNVIIDGKGVIIAKNLHGKELEDFLKKNLAQN, translated from the coding sequence ATGAAAGCACAGTTTACAGCATTACTATTTATTATTTTTTCAGGATATACTCTGGCCCAAGGCAGCAAAATAGAAGTAGGGAAGAAAGCTCCCGAAATTACCATGTCCAAAGCAGATGGCACTTCTTTTTCACTTTCTACTTTAAAAGGGAAATTGGTGCTTATCGATTTTTGGGCAACCTGGTGTGCTCCTTGTGTAGAAGAGCAGCCCGGACTAAAAACTCTATATGAAACCTATTCTGAACAGGTAAAAAACAATAGGTTTGAAATCCTCGGGGTTTCCCTTGACAAGAATAAGGAAAGCTGGCAAAAATCCATAGACCGTTTCAGTATCAACTGGATACAGATCAGTGATTTGAAATTTTGGAAAAGTCCGGTAGCAAAAGCCTATGAAATTGATGAATTACCGTTTAATGTCATCATTGATGGGAAAGGAGTCATTATTGCCAAGAATCTTCATGGTAAAGAGCTGGAAGACTTTTTAAAGAAAAATTTAGCCCAGAATTAA
- a CDS encoding rhodanese-like domain-containing protein: MKYLFIMVCFVCSIFSQAQQKQDPWKESQLMDPALLASRIVKHKTKDLLIISVGPEAIIKGSVDIGPTHEPENLEKLRNYLKDIPKNKEIVIYCGCCPFVKCPNIRPAFNLLMEMGFKNAKLLNLPKNIKTDWLDKDYPTND; encoded by the coding sequence ATGAAGTATTTGTTTATTATGGTATGCTTTGTCTGCTCAATTTTTAGCCAGGCACAGCAAAAACAGGATCCATGGAAAGAAAGTCAATTGATGGATCCGGCATTGTTGGCTTCCAGAATTGTAAAACACAAAACAAAGGATCTTTTAATCATTTCTGTAGGTCCTGAAGCCATCATTAAGGGGTCTGTAGACATCGGACCAACTCACGAACCTGAAAACCTGGAAAAATTAAGAAACTATCTTAAAGACATTCCTAAAAACAAGGAAATTGTTATCTATTGCGGATGCTGCCCTTTTGTAAAGTGTCCGAACATCCGCCCGGCATTTAACCTCCTGATGGAAATGGGCTTTAAAAATGCAAAACTTTTAAATCTTCCCAAGAACATCAAAACGGATTGGCTAGATAAAGATTATCCTACAAATGATTAA